One region of Arthrobacter sp. StoSoilB22 genomic DNA includes:
- a CDS encoding Rieske 2Fe-2S domain-containing protein translates to MGNHSDGSPNHSGTVATAGQNEVEKFQDPGLPPHRLRLADTDPVAAKRAERQVAILFGTSVIGTLVFLVAYFAIDLGDDTSIATIRTQNLLLGLGTAFAMLGIGTGIVHWAKALMPDHEVSEERHAIRTEEDRQAAVRIVDDIVDETGIKRRPLIRNTLLGAVALAPLPALAIFGDLGPRPDDALAHTMWAPEGDKLKRLTRDPDGTPIKASDVTIGSAFHVIPEGLNELHEGKLNEKAKAVVLLMRLDPDSLNPSEGRENWSYNGIVAYSKICTHVGCPVALYEQQTHHLLCPCHQSTFDLTQECKVIFGPASRPLPQLPIAVDAEGYLVATSDFREPVGPSYWERDEHERLINS, encoded by the coding sequence ATGGGCAACCATAGTGACGGCAGTCCGAACCACTCGGGCACCGTAGCTACGGCTGGTCAGAATGAGGTGGAGAAGTTCCAGGATCCTGGACTTCCTCCGCATCGTTTGCGCCTGGCTGACACGGACCCGGTAGCCGCAAAGCGCGCCGAGCGTCAGGTAGCCATTCTGTTTGGCACCTCCGTCATCGGTACGCTGGTGTTCCTGGTGGCATACTTTGCCATCGATTTGGGCGACGATACCTCGATTGCGACCATCCGCACCCAGAACCTCCTTCTGGGTCTGGGCACTGCGTTCGCAATGCTGGGTATTGGCACTGGAATCGTGCACTGGGCCAAGGCCCTGATGCCCGATCACGAAGTGTCGGAAGAGCGCCACGCTATCCGTACTGAAGAAGATCGCCAGGCTGCTGTGCGAATCGTTGACGACATCGTGGACGAGACCGGCATTAAGCGTCGCCCGCTGATCCGCAATACCCTTCTTGGTGCCGTTGCCCTCGCTCCCCTGCCTGCCCTCGCTATCTTCGGCGATCTGGGTCCGCGGCCGGACGACGCTTTGGCACACACAATGTGGGCGCCTGAGGGCGACAAACTCAAGCGCCTGACCCGTGATCCTGATGGCACCCCCATCAAGGCCTCGGACGTCACCATTGGTTCTGCGTTCCACGTGATCCCCGAAGGTCTCAATGAACTCCACGAAGGCAAACTGAACGAGAAGGCTAAAGCTGTCGTTCTGTTGATGCGCCTGGACCCGGACTCCTTGAACCCCTCAGAGGGTCGTGAAAACTGGAGCTACAACGGCATCGTTGCTTACTCCAAGATCTGCACGCACGTCGGTTGCCCGGTTGCTCTTTACGAGCAGCAGACGCACCACCTTCTGTGCCCCTGCCACCAGTCCACATTCGACCTGACGCAAGAATGCAAGGTCATCTTTGGACCGGCAAGCCGTCCGCTCCCGCAGCTGCCCATCGCAGTTGACGCAGAGGGCTACCTCGTCGCTACCAGCGACTTCAGAGAACCTGTAGGACCGAGTTACTGGGAGCGTGACGAGCATGAGCGCCTCATCAACAGCTGA
- a CDS encoding ubiquinol-cytochrome c reductase cytochrome b subunit, whose translation MSASSTAEAPFVPKTKVGSFTNFVDERVGGSGILREFGRKVFPDHWSFMFGEVALYSFVILLMSGTFLTFFFDPSMAETHYQGSYTPLYNVEMSVAYSSSLNISFDVRGGLFMRQVHHWAALLFVASLGVHMLRVFFTGAFRKPREMNWVVGGVLLILAMAAGFTGYSLPDDLLSGNGLRIIDGVIKSIPVIGTYTSFFLFGGEFPGTAIIGRLYVLHILLVPALILLMIVIHLFMVVVHKHTQYPGPGRNDGNVVGYPLGPVYAAKAGGFFFIVFGVLALMAAAFTINPIWNYGPYDPSPVSAGTQPDWYIGFVDGALRLMPGVINDFHFEWVIFGRTLTLNVLLPALVPAGIIFTVLFMYPWIERWVTKDNREHHVLDRPRNAPTRTAIGVAGFTWYCVMWAAAGSDLIATHFHVSLNDVTYWLRTLFFIGPIIAFIVTKRIALALQRKDREIALHGRETGRIVRLPHGEFIEVHAPLDEYKRYKLVGFESPAPIPAQPNEHGVVTRKEKRRAALSRWFFEDRVAPATPAELEAAHAHGHHEAIAAGEEQKSLSH comes from the coding sequence ATGAGCGCCTCATCAACAGCTGAAGCCCCCTTCGTTCCGAAGACCAAAGTTGGTAGTTTCACCAACTTCGTGGACGAGCGTGTTGGCGGTTCCGGCATCCTGCGCGAGTTCGGCCGGAAGGTCTTCCCTGACCACTGGTCGTTCATGTTCGGTGAGGTGGCGCTGTACTCCTTCGTCATCTTGCTGATGTCAGGTACCTTCCTGACCTTTTTCTTCGACCCGTCCATGGCGGAAACCCACTACCAGGGTTCGTACACGCCGCTGTACAACGTCGAAATGTCCGTTGCTTACAGCTCGTCGCTGAACATCTCGTTCGACGTTCGCGGCGGCCTGTTCATGCGCCAGGTTCACCACTGGGCAGCACTGTTGTTCGTGGCCTCCCTCGGTGTTCACATGCTGCGTGTCTTCTTCACCGGCGCGTTCCGTAAGCCCCGTGAAATGAACTGGGTTGTGGGCGGCGTGCTGCTCATCCTCGCAATGGCTGCCGGCTTCACCGGCTACTCCCTCCCCGATGACCTTCTGTCCGGCAACGGCCTGCGCATCATTGATGGTGTTATCAAGTCCATCCCGGTCATCGGAACGTACACGTCCTTCTTCCTCTTCGGTGGAGAGTTCCCGGGCACGGCCATCATCGGCCGTCTTTACGTTCTGCACATCCTGTTGGTACCGGCCCTCATCCTCCTGATGATTGTCATCCACCTATTCATGGTGGTTGTTCACAAGCACACCCAGTACCCCGGCCCAGGACGCAATGACGGAAACGTCGTCGGCTACCCCCTCGGACCGGTGTACGCTGCCAAGGCCGGCGGATTCTTCTTCATCGTCTTCGGTGTCCTGGCACTCATGGCTGCTGCATTCACGATCAACCCGATCTGGAACTACGGCCCGTACGATCCCTCCCCGGTTTCGGCCGGTACCCAGCCTGACTGGTACATCGGGTTCGTTGATGGTGCCCTGCGCCTCATGCCCGGTGTCATCAATGACTTCCACTTCGAATGGGTCATCTTCGGTCGCACCCTCACATTGAACGTCCTGCTTCCCGCTCTTGTACCGGCCGGAATCATCTTCACTGTGCTGTTCATGTACCCGTGGATCGAGCGCTGGGTTACCAAGGACAACCGCGAGCACCACGTCCTGGACCGTCCGCGCAACGCCCCTACCCGCACTGCTATCGGTGTTGCCGGATTCACCTGGTACTGCGTGATGTGGGCAGCTGCCGGTTCGGACCTCATTGCCACGCACTTCCACGTGTCGTTGAATGATGTGACGTACTGGCTTCGGACCCTGTTCTTTATTGGCCCCATCATCGCCTTCATCGTGACCAAGCGAATCGCACTTGCCCTTCAGCGCAAGGACCGCGAAATCGCACTTCATGGCCGCGAAACAGGCCGTATCGTGCGGCTCCCCCACGGTGAGTTCATCGAGGTCCACGCCCCGCTGGATGAATACAAGCGCTACAAGCTTGTCGGGTTCGAGTCACCGGCTCCCATCCCGGCCCAGCCGAACGAGCATGGCGTTGTTACCCGTAAGGAGAAGCGCCGTGCGGCACTCTCCCGCTGGTTCTTCGAAGACCGTGTTGCCCCTGCAACGCCTGCGGAACTCGAAGCAGCCCACGCTCATGGCCACCACGAGGCCATAGCAGCTGGAGAAGAGCAGAAGAGTCTGAGCCACTAG
- the ctaD gene encoding cytochrome c oxidase subunit I: MATYTQSAPGVLEAPVVPKSKGRIVVNWITSTDHKTIGYMYLIASFVFFCLGGVMALLIRAELFEPGMQILQTKEQYNQMFTMHGTVMLLMFATPLFAGFANVIMPLQIGAPDVAFPRLNALAFWFFLFGSTIAVSGFITPQGAASFGWFAYAPLSNTTFSPGVGGDLWVFGLALSGFGTILGAVNFITTIICMRAPGMTMWRMPIFTWNTLVTAILVLMAFPPLAAALFALGADRRFGAHIFDPENGGAVLWQHLFWFFGHPEVYIIALPFFGIVSEIFPVFSRKPIFGYKGLVYATIAIAALSVTVWAHHMYVTGSVLLPFFAFMTMLIAVPTGVKFFNWIGTLWQGSITFETPMLWSIGFLVTFLFGGLTGIILASPPLDFHVSDSYFVVAHFHYVVFGTVVFAMFAGFYFWWPKWTGKMLNERLGKIHFWLLFLGFHGTFLIQHWLGVEGMPRRYADYMPQDNFTWMNQFSTISSFVLGASLLPFFWNVYITWRSNKKVEVDDPWGFGASLEWATSCPPPRHNFTSLPRIRSERPALDLHHPELAQVHTAEAPSPAAAVLGNADQRDVSK; the protein is encoded by the coding sequence GTGGCTACGTACACTCAATCCGCACCGGGGGTTCTCGAAGCTCCGGTAGTTCCTAAGTCCAAGGGGCGCATCGTCGTCAACTGGATCACCTCCACCGACCACAAGACCATCGGGTACATGTACCTGATCGCGTCCTTCGTGTTCTTCTGCCTCGGTGGCGTCATGGCGCTGTTGATCCGCGCTGAACTGTTCGAACCCGGCATGCAGATCCTGCAGACCAAAGAGCAGTACAACCAGATGTTCACCATGCACGGCACCGTCATGCTCCTGATGTTCGCAACGCCGCTGTTCGCCGGCTTCGCCAACGTCATTATGCCGTTGCAGATCGGCGCCCCCGACGTCGCCTTTCCCCGTCTGAATGCTCTGGCGTTCTGGTTCTTCCTTTTCGGTTCCACCATCGCCGTGTCCGGCTTCATCACCCCGCAGGGTGCTGCATCCTTTGGCTGGTTCGCTTACGCGCCGTTGTCCAACACGACGTTCAGCCCCGGCGTAGGTGGTGACCTCTGGGTCTTTGGCCTGGCGCTGTCCGGGTTCGGAACCATCCTTGGTGCCGTCAACTTCATCACCACCATCATCTGCATGCGTGCACCGGGCATGACCATGTGGCGTATGCCGATCTTCACCTGGAACACGCTTGTTACGGCGATCCTGGTTCTGATGGCCTTCCCGCCGCTTGCAGCTGCCCTGTTCGCGCTCGGTGCCGACCGCCGCTTTGGAGCGCACATCTTCGATCCCGAGAACGGCGGTGCAGTCCTTTGGCAGCACCTGTTCTGGTTCTTCGGACACCCCGAGGTGTACATCATCGCGCTGCCGTTCTTCGGTATTGTCTCGGAGATCTTCCCGGTCTTCAGCCGGAAGCCGATCTTTGGCTACAAGGGTCTTGTTTACGCAACTATCGCCATCGCCGCTCTGTCCGTTACCGTGTGGGCTCACCACATGTACGTGACCGGATCCGTGCTGTTGCCGTTCTTCGCGTTCATGACCATGCTCATCGCTGTTCCAACAGGTGTGAAGTTCTTCAACTGGATCGGTACTCTCTGGCAGGGCTCCATCACGTTCGAAACTCCCATGCTGTGGAGCATCGGCTTCCTGGTGACATTCCTCTTCGGCGGTCTGACCGGCATCATCCTGGCGTCGCCGCCACTGGACTTCCACGTCTCCGACTCCTACTTCGTGGTGGCTCACTTCCACTACGTCGTCTTCGGTACCGTCGTGTTCGCGATGTTCGCAGGCTTCTACTTCTGGTGGCCCAAGTGGACGGGCAAGATGCTCAACGAGCGCCTTGGCAAGATTCACTTCTGGCTCCTGTTCCTGGGCTTCCACGGCACCTTCCTGATCCAGCACTGGCTCGGTGTTGAAGGCATGCCGCGTCGATACGCCGATTACATGCCGCAGGACAACTTCACGTGGATGAACCAGTTCTCCACCATCTCCTCCTTCGTCCTGGGTGCTTCGCTTCTGCCGTTCTTCTGGAACGTCTACATCACGTGGCGAAGCAACAAGAAGGTTGAAGTTGATGATCCTTGGGGCTTCGGCGCTTCGCTTGAATGGGCAACATCCTGCCCGCCGCCGCGCCACAACTTCACCTCCTTGCCCCGTATCCGCTCCGAGCGCCCGGCCTTGGACCTTCACCACCCGGAGTTGGCCCAGGTTCACACCGCCGAAGCCCCGTCACCCGCAGCAGCTGTTTTGGGTAACGCAGACCAGAGGGACGTCAGCAAATGA
- a CDS encoding heme-copper oxidase subunit III, whose amino-acid sequence MTSATHAPSTPAHPTLNRPNLVSVGTVVWLSSELMFFAGLFAMYFTLRSTSGLMWAEETAKLNFPFALVNTIVLVASSFTCQMGVFAAERLEPRRTGGLLQFTRWGMTEWFALTFIMGAFFVAGQTTEYAMLVSEHVSLSSNAYGSAFYMTTGFHGLHVIGGLIAFLFIMGRAFAAKKFGHFEATSAIVTSYYWHFVDVVWIGLFLVIYVLK is encoded by the coding sequence GTGACATCTGCGACCCATGCCCCCAGTACCCCGGCGCACCCGACGCTGAACCGCCCCAACTTGGTTTCTGTTGGAACCGTTGTTTGGCTGTCCAGTGAGTTGATGTTCTTCGCCGGCCTCTTTGCCATGTACTTCACCCTGCGCTCCACATCCGGATTGATGTGGGCCGAGGAGACGGCCAAGCTCAACTTCCCGTTTGCGCTCGTCAACACCATCGTCCTTGTGGCAAGTTCCTTTACTTGCCAGATGGGCGTCTTTGCCGCCGAGCGACTCGAGCCGCGCCGTACCGGTGGGCTCCTGCAGTTCACACGGTGGGGCATGACCGAATGGTTTGCCCTGACGTTCATCATGGGAGCTTTCTTCGTGGCCGGCCAGACCACGGAATACGCCATGCTCGTCTCAGAGCACGTGTCCCTGTCGTCCAACGCCTATGGCTCTGCCTTCTACATGACTACCGGCTTCCACGGCCTGCACGTCATTGGCGGCCTGATCGCGTTCCTGTTCATCATGGGTCGAGCCTTTGCAGCCAAGAAGTTCGGCCACTTTGAAGCAACATCGGCGATCGTCACCTCGTACTACTGGCACTTCGTCGACGTTGTGTGGATCGGCCTCTTCCTGGTCATCTACGTACTCAAGTAA
- the trpD gene encoding anthranilate phosphoribosyltransferase has product MTSPATAPAASNTWPGLISALINGDNLAVGNTEWAMNTIMSGEATPAQIAGFLVALRAKGETVEELAGLVEAMVQHANPINISGEKLDIVGTGGDRLNTVNISTMAALVAAGAGAKVVKHGNRAASSTSGSADVLEALGVRLDLSIEQVARNAEEAGITFCFAQVFHPSFRHTAVPRRELAVPTAFNFLGPMTNPAHVQASAVGVANARMAPLVAGVLARRGSRGLVFRGDDGLDELTPTGSSTVWEIRNGTVREQIFSPQVLGIRPSTVADLRGGDAAANAAVVRDILDGKQGPVRDAVLLNAAAGLVSIDLDAEGSLEDRMRTAFARAAKSVDSGKAAGVLAKWTALSQS; this is encoded by the coding sequence GTGACTTCTCCGGCAACGGCACCTGCAGCCAGCAATACCTGGCCAGGGCTCATCTCAGCACTGATCAACGGCGACAACCTTGCAGTGGGCAACACAGAGTGGGCCATGAACACCATCATGTCCGGAGAGGCGACGCCGGCTCAGATTGCGGGGTTCCTTGTTGCGCTCCGTGCCAAGGGCGAGACGGTCGAAGAGCTGGCCGGTCTTGTTGAGGCCATGGTCCAGCATGCCAACCCCATCAATATTTCCGGTGAGAAGCTGGACATTGTCGGAACCGGTGGAGACCGCCTGAACACGGTAAATATCTCCACCATGGCTGCCCTTGTTGCTGCCGGCGCGGGGGCCAAAGTGGTAAAGCACGGCAACCGAGCTGCATCTTCCACTTCCGGGTCGGCCGACGTTCTAGAGGCGCTGGGCGTTCGTTTGGATCTGTCAATCGAGCAGGTGGCCCGGAACGCAGAGGAGGCGGGAATCACTTTCTGCTTCGCGCAGGTCTTCCACCCCTCATTCCGGCATACCGCTGTTCCGCGCCGTGAACTGGCTGTTCCCACGGCTTTCAATTTCCTTGGGCCGATGACCAATCCCGCGCACGTTCAAGCTTCGGCTGTGGGTGTTGCCAACGCCCGCATGGCGCCGTTGGTGGCAGGAGTCCTGGCCCGCCGCGGCAGCCGGGGGCTGGTATTCCGAGGAGACGACGGCCTCGATGAGTTGACCCCCACAGGGTCATCGACGGTCTGGGAAATCAGGAACGGAACCGTCAGGGAGCAAATCTTCTCGCCTCAGGTCCTCGGTATTCGTCCTTCGACGGTTGCTGACCTTCGCGGAGGGGACGCCGCTGCCAATGCGGCCGTAGTGCGCGATATCCTCGACGGCAAACAGGGGCCTGTACGCGACGCCGTACTACTGAATGCGGCTGCTGGATTGGTGTCAATCGATCTGGACGCCGAAGGGAGCCTTGAGGACCGGATGCGGACCGCTTTTGCCCGGGCGGCGAAATCCGTGGATTCAGGCAAGGCTGCCGGAGTGCTCGCCAAGTGGACTGCTCTTAGCCAAAGCTGA
- a CDS encoding iron-sulfur cluster assembly accessory protein, which translates to MSTATNENSTGAQLVTNDDELATHEVNLTDVAAGKVRSLLEQEGRTDLRLRVAVQPGGCSGLIYQLYFDERLLDGDAVRDYDGVEVVVDKMSVPYLSGASIDFEDTISKQGFTIDNPNAGGSCACGDSFH; encoded by the coding sequence ATGAGCACTGCAACCAACGAAAACAGCACCGGAGCACAGCTCGTCACCAACGACGACGAACTGGCCACGCACGAGGTCAATCTGACCGACGTCGCCGCGGGCAAGGTCCGCAGCCTCCTCGAGCAGGAAGGGCGCACAGACCTCCGACTGCGCGTTGCAGTCCAGCCTGGCGGATGCTCGGGCCTGATCTACCAGCTCTACTTCGATGAGCGCTTGCTCGACGGAGATGCTGTGCGCGATTACGACGGCGTTGAGGTGGTAGTGGACAAGATGAGCGTTCCTTACCTCAGTGGTGCCAGCATCGACTTCGAAGACACCATTTCGAAGCAAGGATTCACCATCGATAACCCGAACGCCGGCGGGTCTTGCGCCTGCGGCGATTCGTTCCACTGA
- a CDS encoding HPr family phosphocarrier protein produces MPEQKTFVAAEIGLHARAAAVFVRAVTETGLPVTIRKHNGAPVDARSLLEVMTEDFDQGCEVYLNIAPEDLSGDQTIPMAERALLALSAVLEGTQAR; encoded by the coding sequence TTGCCGGAGCAGAAAACCTTCGTGGCCGCCGAGATTGGCTTGCATGCACGGGCGGCCGCGGTATTTGTTCGTGCTGTGACGGAAACCGGGCTGCCGGTGACCATCCGCAAGCACAACGGAGCACCCGTTGATGCCCGTTCTCTTCTTGAAGTAATGACCGAGGACTTCGACCAAGGTTGCGAAGTCTACCTAAACATCGCTCCTGAGGATCTCAGCGGCGATCAGACTATCCCGATGGCGGAGAGAGCGCTCCTCGCTCTTTCAGCCGTCCTGGAGGGCACACAGGCCCGCTAA
- a CDS encoding cytochrome c oxidase subunit 4, producing the protein MKIESWLFGAGVFFFIPVTIVYGFLTEWTEWVGVLGILLVGGLAGMIGAYLGFTGKRIGLRPEDRPDAEIHEGAGEQGHFSPWSWWPLVLGLACAGGFLGLAVGFWITYVAGGLAIIALVGWVFEYSRGDHAH; encoded by the coding sequence ATGAAAATCGAATCGTGGCTCTTTGGGGCCGGAGTCTTCTTCTTCATCCCCGTAACCATCGTTTACGGTTTCTTGACGGAATGGACTGAATGGGTCGGCGTACTGGGAATCCTCCTGGTGGGTGGTCTGGCCGGCATGATCGGCGCCTACCTCGGGTTCACCGGTAAGCGCATTGGTCTTCGGCCCGAGGACCGCCCCGACGCTGAGATTCATGAGGGCGCCGGTGAGCAGGGCCACTTCAGCCCCTGGAGCTGGTGGCCGCTGGTTCTGGGCCTGGCATGTGCCGGTGGCTTCCTCGGATTGGCAGTGGGTTTCTGGATCACCTACGTGGCTGGTGGCCTCGCCATCATCGCCCTGGTTGGTTGGGTCTTCGAATACAGCCGTGGAGACCACGCCCACTAA
- a CDS encoding c-type cytochrome: MKALSQKRRHPLAAIALLLMGLLLTGGLYAVATTVNQAKADTTSFSASDVEEGGKLFAANCATCHGMGASGTQDGPSLVGVGAAAVDFQVGTGRMPMQMSGPQAQKKPAQFNAEQTKQLAAYVASLGAGPAIPEANLLDGKGDAANGGELFRVNCAMCHNAAAAGGALTRGKFAPALAGVSAEHIYEAMVTGPQNMPVFSDSNVTPEDKRDIITFLKTIESNGSPGGADLGALGPVSEGLFVWVAGLGVIIAFTIWLTSRTS; this comes from the coding sequence GTGAAGGCACTATCGCAGAAGCGACGTCACCCACTGGCAGCCATTGCGCTGTTGCTGATGGGCCTCCTCCTCACTGGTGGGCTGTACGCCGTTGCCACAACTGTCAACCAGGCCAAGGCCGACACCACAAGCTTCAGCGCGAGTGACGTAGAAGAAGGCGGCAAGCTTTTTGCCGCCAACTGCGCCACCTGCCACGGCATGGGTGCCAGCGGAACCCAGGACGGCCCCTCGCTGGTCGGCGTGGGTGCTGCTGCAGTTGACTTCCAGGTTGGCACCGGCCGTATGCCCATGCAGATGAGTGGCCCGCAGGCCCAGAAGAAGCCCGCGCAGTTCAACGCGGAGCAGACCAAGCAACTTGCTGCTTATGTTGCATCCCTCGGCGCAGGTCCGGCCATTCCCGAGGCAAACCTCCTCGACGGAAAGGGAGACGCAGCCAACGGTGGCGAACTCTTCCGCGTCAACTGCGCCATGTGCCACAATGCCGCAGCTGCCGGTGGTGCCCTGACCCGGGGCAAGTTTGCCCCCGCGTTGGCAGGCGTGAGTGCTGAACACATTTATGAGGCCATGGTTACCGGTCCGCAGAACATGCCCGTCTTCAGCGACTCCAACGTCACGCCTGAAGACAAGCGCGACATCATCACCTTCCTGAAGACCATTGAATCCAACGGTTCTCCCGGCGGCGCTGATCTTGGCGCACTCGGTCCGGTATCCGAAGGTCTGTTTGTCTGGGTCGCCGGGTTGGGCGTCATCATCGCATTCACCATCTGGTTGACGTCCCGCACGTCCTAA
- a CDS encoding GntR family transcriptional regulator, with the protein MAEAASIAGEIDRSSGTPIYVQLREILRTFIVQSCPPGSALPSERDLSERFGLARMTVRQAIDALVGEEVIERVVGLGTFVRKPKLDLQVKLTSYSEEMQRRGMVPAAKVLSFEQIAASAFLARELQLDEGTPLVRFRRLLLADNEPMSVDENFIPAHRVPGLLDEAPPTSLYNVLSERFGLVMEWGEDMIEATAASPSTARLLNVDVGAPLLKIQRHAFVARAMVDYSVSYYRADRYKLWVPLQRPGIRPTRNYSSGYRTQ; encoded by the coding sequence GTGGCTGAGGCAGCAAGCATAGCCGGTGAGATCGACCGCTCCAGCGGCACCCCCATCTATGTTCAGCTCCGCGAGATCCTCAGGACGTTCATTGTCCAGTCCTGCCCGCCCGGGTCCGCGCTTCCATCCGAGCGGGACCTGTCAGAACGGTTCGGGTTGGCGCGAATGACTGTCCGGCAGGCTATTGACGCCCTCGTAGGCGAAGAGGTCATTGAGCGGGTGGTCGGCCTCGGAACGTTTGTCAGGAAGCCAAAGCTGGATCTGCAGGTGAAGTTGACCTCCTACAGCGAGGAGATGCAGCGTCGCGGGATGGTGCCCGCCGCCAAGGTCCTGAGCTTCGAACAGATTGCTGCCAGCGCTTTCCTGGCCAGGGAACTTCAACTGGACGAGGGCACTCCACTGGTGCGGTTCAGGCGTTTACTGCTTGCCGATAACGAGCCTATGAGCGTAGACGAGAACTTCATACCTGCCCATCGAGTGCCTGGCTTGCTCGACGAGGCACCTCCAACCTCGCTATATAACGTTCTGAGCGAACGATTCGGCTTGGTTATGGAGTGGGGCGAAGACATGATTGAGGCCACTGCGGCTTCTCCGTCCACTGCCAGGCTTCTGAATGTTGACGTCGGAGCACCGCTGCTCAAAATACAACGTCACGCGTTTGTAGCCCGTGCGATGGTTGATTATTCGGTTTCCTACTACCGGGCTGACCGATACAAGCTCTGGGTGCCCTTGCAGCGGCCTGGCATCCGTCCCACACGGAACTATTCCTCGGGGTACCGCACTCAATAA
- a CDS encoding Lrp/AsnC ligand binding domain-containing protein, whose protein sequence is MITAFVLIKTDASRIPETAEQISAIQGISEVYSVTGEWDLIAVARVTKHDELADVIADRLSKVASVVHTTTHIAFRAYSQHDLDAAFALGFE, encoded by the coding sequence GTGATCACCGCTTTCGTCCTGATCAAAACCGATGCCTCACGCATACCGGAGACCGCCGAGCAGATTTCGGCCATTCAGGGCATCAGCGAGGTGTACTCCGTCACCGGAGAGTGGGACCTCATTGCGGTGGCCAGGGTGACTAAACACGACGAGCTTGCCGATGTGATCGCGGACCGCCTGTCAAAGGTTGCCTCGGTGGTCCACACCACCACACACATTGCCTTCCGCGCCTATTCCCAGCACGACCTCGACGCAGCCTTCGCACTCGGCTTCGAGTAG
- the coxB gene encoding cytochrome c oxidase subunit II, with product MSSQNRTGSRRIKITSITGLALAGALVLTGCSPEVEKGWLPTERGTTNHTDRIMDLWVNSWIAALAVGIITWGLLVWCIIAYRRRKGTTGFPKQLSYNLPLEVFYLTIPLFMVLVFFYFTDQDQRAIDDRSQPADVVVDVRGKQWAWDFNYKQGEVINEDLHEAGVQAHLTGNEVDKELLPTLYLPVGKSVDLELNSRDVIHSFWVPAFLQKRDMIPGKTNYIRFTPTKEGTFDGKCAELCGEYHSEMLFRVKVVSESEFQAHMDKLRQEGNTGLLGAEYDRNPNLNESK from the coding sequence GTGAGTTCGCAGAACCGAACCGGCAGCCGACGCATAAAGATCACATCGATCACTGGCTTGGCACTAGCCGGCGCGTTGGTTTTGACCGGATGTTCACCAGAGGTAGAGAAGGGTTGGCTGCCTACAGAGCGCGGCACGACCAACCACACTGACCGGATCATGGACCTCTGGGTCAACTCATGGATCGCCGCCTTGGCAGTCGGTATCATCACGTGGGGCCTCCTGGTCTGGTGCATCATCGCTTACCGTCGCCGCAAGGGCACCACGGGTTTCCCCAAGCAGCTCAGCTACAACCTGCCGCTCGAGGTCTTCTACTTGACCATCCCGCTCTTCATGGTGCTGGTGTTCTTCTACTTCACCGACCAGGACCAGCGTGCGATCGATGACCGCTCCCAGCCTGCCGACGTCGTTGTTGACGTCCGCGGCAAGCAGTGGGCATGGGACTTTAACTACAAGCAAGGTGAGGTCATCAATGAAGACCTCCACGAGGCGGGCGTTCAGGCCCACCTGACCGGCAATGAAGTCGACAAGGAACTGCTCCCCACCCTGTACTTGCCCGTAGGCAAGTCCGTGGACCTGGAGCTCAACTCCCGCGACGTCATCCACTCATTCTGGGTACCCGCCTTCCTTCAGAAGCGCGACATGATCCCGGGCAAGACGAACTACATCAGGTTCACCCCCACCAAGGAGGGCACCTTCGATGGCAAGTGTGCCGAACTCTGCGGTGAATACCACTCCGAAATGCTCTTCCGCGTCAAGGTTGTCTCCGAGTCTGAATTCCAGGCTCACATGGACAAGCTTCGCCAGGAAGGCAACACGGGCCTCCTCGGTGCGGAATATGACCGCAACCCGAACCTGAACGAATCCAAGTAA